A stretch of Carnobacteriaceae bacterium zg-C25 DNA encodes these proteins:
- a CDS encoding aldo/keto reductase, producing the protein MLQTIGNTSLQGSRIALGCMRMARLDDTQATKAVDSALENGINFFDHADIYGAGESEKRFNTALSQLGVDRQNIILQSKCGIQKGYFDFSKEHILHSVDTILKRLGTDYLDILALHRPDALMDAQEVAEAFDTLKSSGKVRYFGVSNQNRYQMEYLQHFWKEPLVVNQLQFSPAHTPLIDSGLNVNMWTDKASDRHAGVMEYCQMNNVTIQAWSPFQITLQKGTFFNHPDYKNLNDTLQKYAALYNISVEAIVIAWILRHPAKIQAVVGSMNAERIANIAKATDVHLTRQEWYDIYTSAGNVLP; encoded by the coding sequence ATGTTACAAACAATTGGTAACACCTCGCTACAAGGTTCACGCATTGCGCTTGGCTGTATGCGTATGGCGAGATTAGACGATACACAAGCCACAAAAGCAGTGGACAGCGCACTAGAAAATGGCATTAATTTTTTTGACCATGCAGATATTTACGGAGCGGGAGAGTCGGAAAAACGATTTAACACCGCACTTTCCCAGTTGGGTGTCGACCGTCAAAATATCATTTTACAAAGTAAATGTGGTATTCAAAAAGGATACTTTGACTTTTCAAAAGAGCATATTTTACACTCTGTTGACACGATTTTAAAACGTTTAGGTACTGATTATTTAGATATTTTGGCGTTACATCGCCCAGACGCATTAATGGACGCTCAAGAAGTCGCTGAAGCATTTGACACTTTAAAATCTTCTGGTAAAGTGCGTTATTTTGGTGTCAGCAACCAAAACAGATACCAAATGGAATATTTACAACACTTTTGGAAAGAACCGTTAGTTGTCAACCAATTACAATTTTCTCCGGCACATACACCGCTAATCGATAGTGGATTAAACGTAAACATGTGGACAGATAAAGCAAGCGATCGCCATGCCGGTGTTATGGAATATTGCCAAATGAACAACGTGACGATTCAAGCCTGGTCTCCTTTCCAAATCACTTTGCAAAAAGGAACGTTTTTCAATCATCCAGATTATAAAAATTTAAACGATACATTACAAAAATACGCAGCACTTTACAACATCAGCGTTGAAGCAATTGTTATCGCATGGATTTTAAGACACCCTGCAAAAATACAAGCCGTTGTCGGATCAATGAATGCTGAACGCATTGCCAATATCGCAAAAGCAACAGACGTTCACTTAACACGCCAAGAATGGTATGACATTTACACCAGCGCAGGCAACGTCTTGCCATAA
- a CDS encoding Cys-Gln thioester bond-forming surface protein, producing MKIFKWLATLFTGMAILLGVTTPVHAVNGTLTLNPSSESGTMRFSGPSGNTWEQYMVLRVNGEAVFCLEPAVEAIAGAYVGREFNANEYINANVQINTETRTKLSLITYYGYKVNPTDKNYSYTQALVWETTGARATSFSGTLSMGEYQSWKANVLNKVNNYKSVSSFHGQSHTIKVGESITLTDTYNVIQNLFVPAENGGYRFVRNGSQLTITATPNAADGRFTFTQHRDSVIHGTSIVYRKAGSQTVGSFKLGDPQGTFVNLTAIKNGIIRIHKTSELDGQSIEGVEFAIVNKATGRELSRQKTDKSGVIIFRDLPANVDYLVKETKVANGYLNKRVSKEHRLQPGQEFTMTFTNEPTTAITSQATAEQGGKEVYAHENQIEKVNLDRLIKGRDYKVVSTQYDKATGKALSHQEKTFRAVDRKHTLSFTYKAPIEFAGTLV from the coding sequence ATGAAAATATTCAAATGGTTAGCCACTCTTTTTACGGGGATGGCTATTTTATTAGGCGTAACAACACCAGTTCACGCCGTTAATGGAACGTTGACACTAAACCCATCATCAGAAAGTGGGACGATGCGTTTTAGTGGTCCGTCTGGAAATACGTGGGAACAGTATATGGTATTACGTGTAAATGGTGAAGCAGTATTTTGTTTAGAGCCAGCCGTAGAAGCGATTGCGGGTGCGTATGTAGGTAGGGAATTTAATGCTAACGAGTATATTAATGCAAATGTACAAATTAATACGGAAACCCGAACAAAGTTATCTCTTATAACGTATTACGGATATAAAGTAAATCCGACCGATAAGAATTATAGTTATACACAAGCGTTAGTCTGGGAAACAACAGGTGCGCGTGCCACAAGTTTTTCAGGGACGTTATCAATGGGAGAATACCAATCATGGAAAGCGAATGTATTGAATAAAGTAAATAATTATAAATCGGTATCTTCATTTCACGGACAATCGCATACGATAAAAGTAGGAGAAAGTATCACGTTAACTGATACTTATAACGTTATTCAAAATCTGTTTGTGCCAGCCGAAAACGGTGGTTATAGATTTGTGCGTAACGGCAGTCAACTAACCATTACGGCAACACCGAACGCGGCAGATGGGCGATTCACGTTTACACAGCACCGAGATAGTGTTATTCATGGAACGTCTATTGTTTATCGTAAGGCAGGCAGTCAAACAGTTGGTTCATTTAAGTTAGGCGACCCACAAGGAACATTTGTAAACTTAACGGCAATTAAAAACGGCATTATCCGAATCCATAAAACATCGGAGTTAGACGGTCAGTCGATTGAAGGTGTAGAATTTGCGATTGTGAATAAAGCGACAGGGCGAGAATTATCACGACAAAAGACGGATAAGAGTGGTGTGATTATATTTAGAGATTTACCAGCGAATGTCGATTATCTTGTAAAAGAAACAAAAGTAGCGAATGGTTATCTCAATAAACGAGTATCAAAAGAACATCGTTTACAACCGGGACAAGAATTTACCATGACGTTTACAAACGAGCCAACAACGGCAATAACGTCACAAGCAACCGCAGAACAAGGTGGTAAAGAAGTATATGCTCATGAGAACCAAATTGAAAAAGTCAACCTTGATAGATTAATCAAAGGAAGAGATTATAAAGTTGTATCGACACAATATGATAAAGCAACAGGTAAGGCATTAAGTCACCAAGAAAAAACGTTTAGAGCAGTGGATAGAAAACACACCTTATCCTTTACTTATAAAGCACCAATTGAATTTGCAGGTACGTTGGTGTAG
- the truA gene encoding tRNA pseudouridine(38-40) synthase TruA, translated as MQRFKVTIAYDGSAYVGFQRQINGNTVQEEIEKALRKASKGNAISVVASGRTDSGVHAKGQVIHFDYPAKMPCDAMQRALNSLLPEDIRVVAVEHVSQLFHARYHTSGKRYEYRVSVSKVQNPFKAKYTLHHAYRLDIERMQCALNDVLGTHDFTSFCSTKTDKENLVRTVTRASIHEDKDNEEIIFTFEGDGFLYNMVRILVGTSLQIGNGLKDVTEMKRLLDVRDRNEAGPTAPPHALYLMQVNYKPENQWFQTYEENKKTPN; from the coding sequence ATGCAAAGATTTAAAGTAACCATAGCGTATGATGGTAGTGCGTATGTTGGGTTTCAACGACAAATCAATGGGAATACCGTACAAGAGGAAATCGAAAAAGCACTACGTAAAGCGTCAAAAGGTAACGCGATTTCTGTTGTAGCATCTGGTCGTACCGATTCGGGGGTGCATGCTAAAGGGCAAGTGATTCATTTTGATTATCCAGCAAAAATGCCCTGTGATGCGATGCAACGCGCATTAAATAGTTTACTGCCCGAAGATATACGTGTCGTAGCGGTAGAACACGTGAGTCAATTGTTTCACGCTCGATACCACACAAGTGGGAAACGATACGAGTATCGTGTGAGCGTTTCTAAAGTACAAAATCCGTTTAAAGCGAAATACACGTTGCATCATGCGTATCGCTTGGATATTGAGCGTATGCAATGTGCGCTCAACGATGTGTTGGGCACACATGATTTTACAAGTTTTTGTTCGACTAAAACGGATAAAGAAAATTTAGTGCGTACGGTAACGCGTGCTAGTATACACGAAGATAAAGATAACGAAGAAATTATTTTTACGTTTGAAGGCGATGGCTTTTTATACAATATGGTACGTATTTTAGTTGGAACATCTTTACAAATCGGAAATGGCTTGAAAGATGTTACTGAAATGAAGCGACTGCTTGATGTGCGTGACCGAAATGAAGCGGGACCAACCGCCCCACCACATGCGTTGTATTTAATGCAAGTCAACTATAAACCTGAAAATCAATGGTTTCAGACGTATGAAGAAAATAAAAAAACGCCGAACTAA
- a CDS encoding DUF1827 family protein gives MRLVNTTNSNSELIKEQLENTDAHLVETYSLGNTTVIYTQARTHDNLIVLNKKRAVRDTEIDFVVQHLFKTTCNDPKIEVIHCDYFIEISLDK, from the coding sequence ATGCGACTAGTCAACACCACAAACTCAAACTCGGAACTGATTAAAGAGCAACTGGAAAATACGGATGCTCATTTAGTTGAAACGTATTCATTAGGTAATACAACTGTGATTTATACACAAGCTCGAACACACGACAATTTAATTGTCTTAAATAAAAAGCGGGCGGTGCGTGATACAGAAATCGATTTTGTGGTACAACATTTATTCAAAACGACATGTAATGACCCTAAAATTGAAGTGATTCATTGCGATTATTTTATTGAAATTTCATTAGACAAATAA
- the rpoC gene encoding DNA-directed RNA polymerase subunit beta', translating to MIDVNNFDSMQISLASPDKIRQWSFGEVTKPETINYRTLKPERDGLFCEKIFGPTKDWECSCGKYKRIRYKGVKCDRCGVEVTRAKVRRERLGHIELAAPVTHVWYFKGIPSRMGLVLDMSPRALEEVIYFASYVVVDPGTTDLEAKQLLSEREYREHKLKYGNQFTAMMGAEAIQQLLRRVDLETEVAELKEELKTAQGQKRTRAIRRLDILDAFRNSKNDPSWMVMDTIPVIPPDLRPMVQLDGGRFATSDLNDLYRRVINRNNRLKRLLEINAPTIIVQNEKRMLQEAVDALIDNGRRGRPVVGAGNRPLKSLSHMLKGKQGRLRQNLLGKRVDYSGRSVIVVGPNLKMYQCGLPKEMAIELFKPFVMKELVERELAGNIKNAKRKIDRQDDDVWKVLAEVIREHPVLLNRAPTLHRLGIQAFEPTLVEGRAIRLHPLVCEAYNADFDGDQMAVHVPLGQEAQAEARLLMLAAQNILNPKDGKPVVTPSQDMVLGNYYLTMESAGRVGEGMIFATVDEVKTAYQNGYVHLHTRVAIAPNALGDKPFTDAQKECLLVTTVGKIFFNEIMPVEFPYLNEPTQENLEVATPDKYFVEKGVNVVEFIQNQEIVKPFKKKNLGNIIAEVFKRFHITQTSEMLDKMKNLGYSYSTRSGITVGIADITNLEAKKDILDEAHKKVDKITTQFRRGLITDDERYQNVIATWNAAKDDIQVALMKSLDERNPIFMMSDSGARGNISNFTQLAGMRGLMAAPNGRIMELPITSNFREGLSVLEMFISTHGARKGMTDTALKTADSGYLTRRLVDVAQDVIIRETDCGTDRGLTIRAIKEGNEVIESLEERLIGRYAKRSIIHPETKEVIVPAEALITEDDARRAVEAGVEEATIRSVFTCNTRHGVCKHCYGRNLATGSEVEVGEAVGIIAAQSIGEPGTQLTMRTFHTGGVAGDDITQGLPRIQEIFEARNPKGRAVITEVSGQVVDVVENASDRSKDVTIQGTTDTRTYNVPYTSRLKVEKGDDVRRGDALTEGSIDPKELLRVRDVLSVETYLLREVQKVYRMQGVEIGDKHVEVMVRQMLRKVRVMDPGATEILPGTLMDIADFTERNLSTLMQGDTPATARPVLLGITKASLETNSFLSAASFQETTRVLTDAAIRGKRDRLLGLKENVIIGKIIPAGTGMLRYRKMQPEVMNNKTEGVYSIADIDYEVTNEADLTLD from the coding sequence TTGATAGATGTAAATAATTTTGATAGCATGCAGATTTCGTTAGCATCGCCTGATAAAATTCGCCAATGGTCATTTGGTGAGGTAACGAAACCAGAAACAATTAACTATCGTACGTTAAAACCAGAGCGTGACGGGTTATTCTGTGAAAAAATCTTTGGACCAACAAAAGATTGGGAATGTTCTTGTGGGAAATACAAACGCATTCGTTATAAAGGTGTAAAATGTGATCGTTGTGGTGTAGAAGTGACACGTGCGAAAGTGCGTCGTGAACGTTTAGGTCACATCGAATTAGCTGCTCCAGTAACGCATGTATGGTACTTTAAAGGTATTCCTAGCCGTATGGGTCTTGTATTAGATATGAGTCCACGTGCATTAGAAGAAGTCATTTATTTTGCGTCTTATGTTGTTGTGGATCCAGGAACGACAGATTTAGAAGCAAAACAATTATTAAGTGAACGTGAATATCGTGAACATAAATTAAAATATGGTAATCAATTTACGGCCATGATGGGTGCTGAAGCCATCCAACAATTGTTACGTCGTGTTGATTTAGAAACAGAAGTTGCTGAATTAAAAGAAGAATTAAAAACAGCACAAGGTCAAAAACGTACTCGTGCCATTCGTCGTTTAGATATTTTAGATGCGTTTCGCAATTCTAAAAACGACCCAAGTTGGATGGTAATGGATACCATTCCAGTTATTCCACCTGACTTACGTCCAATGGTACAGTTAGACGGTGGTCGTTTTGCGACAAGTGACTTAAACGATTTATACCGTCGTGTGATTAACCGTAATAACCGTTTGAAACGTTTATTAGAAATTAACGCGCCAACAATTATCGTTCAAAACGAAAAACGTATGTTACAAGAAGCGGTTGACGCCTTAATCGATAATGGTCGTCGTGGCCGTCCAGTTGTTGGAGCTGGAAACCGTCCATTGAAATCTCTATCACACATGTTGAAAGGGAAACAAGGACGTCTACGTCAAAACTTATTAGGTAAACGTGTTGACTACTCTGGTCGTTCAGTTATCGTTGTTGGACCTAACTTGAAAATGTACCAATGTGGTTTACCAAAAGAAATGGCGATTGAATTATTTAAACCGTTCGTCATGAAAGAATTGGTAGAGCGTGAATTGGCAGGAAACATTAAAAATGCAAAACGTAAAATTGATCGTCAAGATGACGATGTATGGAAAGTTTTAGCAGAAGTCATTCGTGAGCACCCAGTATTATTAAACCGCGCACCGACATTACACCGTTTAGGTATCCAAGCTTTTGAACCAACATTGGTTGAAGGTCGTGCTATTCGTCTGCACCCGCTAGTATGTGAGGCGTATAACGCCGACTTTGACGGGGACCAAATGGCCGTACACGTACCATTAGGTCAAGAGGCGCAAGCCGAAGCGCGTTTATTAATGCTAGCAGCGCAAAACATCCTTAACCCTAAAGATGGAAAACCAGTTGTTACACCGTCTCAAGATATGGTTTTAGGAAACTACTATTTAACAATGGAATCTGCAGGTCGTGTTGGTGAGGGAATGATTTTTGCCACAGTCGATGAGGTGAAAACAGCTTATCAAAACGGATATGTCCACTTACATACGCGTGTAGCTATTGCTCCAAATGCATTAGGTGACAAACCGTTTACAGATGCTCAAAAAGAGTGTTTATTAGTCACAACTGTAGGTAAAATTTTCTTCAACGAAATTATGCCTGTTGAGTTCCCATACTTAAATGAGCCAACACAAGAAAACTTGGAAGTGGCAACACCAGATAAGTATTTTGTGGAAAAAGGTGTTAACGTTGTTGAATTTATTCAAAATCAAGAGATTGTTAAACCGTTTAAGAAGAAAAATCTTGGAAACATTATTGCGGAAGTGTTCAAACGTTTCCACATTACACAAACATCTGAAATGTTAGATAAGATGAAAAACTTAGGTTACAGCTATTCTACACGTTCAGGTATTACAGTTGGTATTGCGGATATTACGAACTTGGAAGCGAAAAAAGACATTTTAGATGAAGCACATAAAAAAGTAGATAAAATTACGACACAATTCCGTCGTGGTTTAATTACAGATGATGAGCGTTATCAAAATGTTATTGCTACATGGAATGCTGCAAAAGATGACATTCAAGTGGCGTTAATGAAATCGTTAGATGAACGTAACCCTATTTTCATGATGAGTGATTCAGGTGCACGTGGTAACATTTCCAACTTTACTCAGTTAGCGGGTATGCGTGGTTTGATGGCAGCTCCTAACGGACGTATTATGGAGTTACCGATTACATCTAACTTCCGTGAAGGATTATCCGTTTTAGAGATGTTTATTTCAACACACGGTGCGCGTAAAGGGATGACCGACACGGCCTTGAAAACAGCCGATTCAGGTTACTTAACACGTCGTTTAGTAGACGTTGCACAAGATGTCATCATTCGTGAAACAGATTGTGGAACAGATCGTGGTTTAACGATTCGTGCGATTAAAGAAGGCAATGAAGTTATTGAAAGTTTAGAAGAACGTTTAATCGGACGTTATGCAAAACGCTCAATTATTCATCCAGAAACAAAAGAAGTGATTGTACCTGCTGAAGCGTTAATTACAGAAGACGATGCACGTCGTGCAGTTGAGGCGGGCGTTGAAGAAGCAACAATCCGTTCCGTATTTACATGTAATACACGTCATGGTGTATGTAAACATTGTTATGGTCGCAACTTAGCAACAGGTAGCGAAGTAGAAGTTGGTGAGGCAGTTGGTATTATTGCTGCACAATCTATCGGTGAGCCTGGTACACAGTTAACGATGCGTACGTTCCATACGGGTGGGGTTGCCGGAGACGATATCACTCAAGGTTTACCACGTATCCAAGAAATTTTTGAAGCGCGTAATCCTAAAGGTCGTGCAGTCATTACAGAAGTTTCTGGACAAGTTGTTGATGTTGTTGAAAATGCAAGTGACCGCAGTAAAGATGTGACGATTCAAGGAACAACAGATACACGTACATACAACGTACCATACACATCTCGATTAAAAGTTGAGAAAGGTGATGACGTTCGTCGTGGAGATGCGTTGACAGAAGGGTCAATTGATCCAAAAGAATTGTTACGTGTACGTGATGTGTTGTCAGTGGAAACTTACTTATTACGTGAAGTTCAAAAAGTATACCGTATGCAAGGTGTTGAAATCGGCGATAAACACGTCGAAGTAATGGTACGTCAAATGTTACGTAAAGTGCGCGTTATGGATCCGGGGGCAACAGAAATTTTACCGGGTACATTAATGGATATTGCAGACTTTACAGAACGTAACTTATCAACGTTAATGCAAGGCGATACACCAGCAACGGCACGTCCAGTGTTATTAGGTATTACGAAAGCATCGTTAGAAACAAACAGTTTCTTATCTGCTGCATCATTCCAAGAAACAACACGCGTGTTGACGGATGCTGCAATTCGTGGCAAACGCGATCGTTTATTAGGTCTAAAAGAAAATGTTATTATCGGTAAAATTATTCCTGCTGGTACAGGGATGTTACGTTACCGTAAAATGCAACCAGAAGTGATGAACAATAAGACTGAAGGTGTTTACAGCATTGCTGACATTGATTACGAAGTAACAAACGAAGCAGATTTAACATTAGATTAA
- the rpoB gene encoding DNA-directed RNA polymerase subunit beta translates to MAGQNVQYGKHRIRRSYARISEVLELPNLIEIQTDSYEWFLQEGIRDVLRDISPIEDHAGKLQLEFLDYQFQEPKYDLGESRNRDVNYSAPMYVKLRLINKESGEVKDQEVFFGEFPLMTEMGTFIINGAERVIVSQLVRSPGVYYNDKMDKNGKRTFGTTLIPNRGAWLEFESDAKDVAYARIDRTRKLPASALVRALGFGSDDQILDIFGPDEQLKNTIEKDVHKNLSDTRVEEALKDIYDRLRPGEPKTADSSRNLLFARFFDAKRYDLAPVGRYKVNKKLDLANRLLGLTLAENLVDVETGEVLAVSGTVLEKDVLENLAPHFANGLNTIVLEPSADAVVTDPVTLQVVKVYSPVDADKVLHIIGNATIAEDVKSLTAADIMTSLNYFLNLSYGIGDIDDIDHLGNRRIRSVGELLQNQMRVGLTRMERVVRERMSIQDVETVVPQTLINVRPVVAAIKEFFGSSQLSQFMDQTNPLSELAHKRRLSALGPGGLTRDRAGYEVRDVHNSHYGRMCPIETPEGPNIGLINSLSSYAKINKYGFIETPYRRVDSSTHKVTDRIEYLTADEEANLVIAQANSPLNEDGSFVNPVVMARSSQGNLEVSIEKVDYMDVSPKQVVAVATACIPFLENDDSNRALMGANMQRQAVPLINPKAPFVGTGMEYKAAHDSGAALIAKHDGVVEYVDANEIRVRRENGSLDKYAVTKFARSNAGTSNNQRPLVKVGDAVEKSDILADGPSMENGELALGQNVLVAFMTWEGYNYEDAVIMSERLVKDDVYTSIHIEEYEIEARDTKLGPEEITREIPNVGEDMLRNLDEFGIIRIGAKVKDGDILVGKVTPKGVTELSAEERLLHAIFGEKAREVRDTSLKVPHGGGGIVRDVKIFRRENSDELSPGVNMLVRVYIVQKRKINEGDKMAGRHGNKGVVSRIMPEEDMPFLPDGTPVDIMLNPLGVPSRMNIGQVLELHLGMAARELGIYVATPVFDGASDEDVWGTIKEAGLASDAKTILYDGRTGEPFDNRVSVGVMYMIKLAHMVDDKLHARSTGPYSLVTQQPLGGKAQFGGQRFGEMEVWALEAYGAAYTLQEILTYKSDDTVGRVKTYEAIVKGQQIPKPGVPEAFRVLVKELQSLGLDMKVLDENDDEIELRDMDDEDELVNRSLLDEYVDRLKQVDEEHQVEEEYIEVDEFGSLDEDEFNGDLEM, encoded by the coding sequence GTGGCAGGACAAAATGTTCAATACGGTAAACATCGCATTCGTCGCAGCTATGCACGAATCAGCGAAGTGTTAGAGTTACCTAACTTAATTGAAATCCAAACGGATTCATACGAGTGGTTTTTACAAGAGGGGATTCGCGATGTGTTACGTGATATTTCACCGATCGAAGACCATGCCGGTAAATTACAGTTAGAATTTTTAGATTATCAATTTCAAGAACCTAAATATGATTTAGGTGAGTCACGTAATCGTGATGTAAACTATTCCGCACCAATGTATGTTAAATTACGTTTAATTAACAAAGAATCTGGTGAAGTGAAAGATCAAGAAGTATTTTTCGGTGAGTTTCCATTAATGACTGAAATGGGGACGTTCATTATTAACGGTGCTGAACGTGTTATTGTATCGCAATTAGTACGTTCACCGGGTGTTTACTACAACGATAAAATGGACAAAAACGGTAAACGCACATTTGGTACGACATTAATTCCTAACCGAGGAGCATGGTTAGAATTTGAATCGGACGCTAAAGACGTTGCGTATGCACGTATCGACCGTACACGTAAATTGCCAGCGTCAGCATTGGTTCGTGCGTTAGGTTTTGGTTCAGACGATCAAATTTTAGATATTTTTGGACCAGATGAACAATTGAAAAATACAATTGAAAAAGATGTGCATAAAAATCTGTCTGATACACGTGTTGAAGAAGCGTTAAAAGATATTTATGACCGTTTACGTCCGGGGGAACCTAAAACGGCTGATAGCTCACGTAACTTATTGTTTGCACGTTTCTTTGATGCAAAACGTTACGACTTAGCTCCGGTTGGTCGCTACAAAGTGAATAAAAAATTAGATTTGGCAAATCGTTTGCTTGGTTTAACGTTGGCTGAAAACTTGGTAGATGTTGAAACGGGTGAAGTTTTAGCAGTTTCAGGGACAGTTTTAGAAAAAGATGTTTTAGAAAACTTGGCACCACATTTTGCGAACGGATTAAATACAATTGTATTAGAACCAAGTGCAGATGCGGTTGTTACAGATCCAGTAACGTTACAAGTTGTAAAAGTTTATTCTCCAGTGGATGCGGATAAAGTGCTACATATTATTGGGAATGCAACGATTGCTGAAGATGTGAAAAGTCTAACGGCAGCAGATATTATGACGTCATTAAACTATTTCTTAAACTTGTCTTACGGTATTGGTGATATTGATGATATCGACCATTTAGGAAACAGACGTATTCGTTCAGTAGGTGAATTACTACAAAATCAAATGCGTGTTGGTTTAACACGTATGGAGCGTGTGGTACGTGAACGTATGTCAATTCAAGATGTTGAAACAGTTGTGCCACAAACGTTAATTAACGTTCGTCCTGTTGTTGCGGCGATTAAAGAATTTTTCGGTTCTTCACAGTTGTCACAATTCATGGACCAAACAAACCCATTGAGTGAGTTAGCACACAAACGTCGTTTATCAGCGTTAGGGCCTGGTGGTTTAACAAGGGACCGTGCGGGATACGAAGTGCGTGACGTTCATAATTCTCACTATGGTCGTATGTGTCCGATTGAAACGCCTGAAGGGCCAAACATTGGTTTGATTAACAGTTTATCGTCATATGCAAAAATTAATAAATATGGTTTTATTGAAACGCCGTATAGACGTGTTGATTCAAGTACGCATAAAGTTACAGACCGTATTGAATACTTAACAGCAGATGAAGAAGCGAACTTAGTGATTGCGCAAGCAAACTCACCATTAAATGAAGATGGTAGCTTTGTCAATCCGGTTGTTATGGCACGTTCATCACAAGGTAACTTAGAAGTATCCATTGAAAAAGTAGATTACATGGACGTTTCTCCAAAACAGGTTGTTGCCGTAGCGACAGCATGTATTCCATTCTTGGAAAACGACGACTCAAACCGTGCGTTAATGGGTGCGAACATGCAACGTCAAGCTGTTCCATTGATTAACCCTAAAGCACCATTTGTTGGAACGGGTATGGAATATAAAGCGGCACACGACTCAGGCGCAGCGTTAATCGCGAAACATGATGGTGTGGTTGAATATGTTGATGCAAACGAAATTCGTGTGCGTCGTGAAAACGGATCTTTAGATAAGTATGCCGTTACAAAATTTGCACGTTCTAATGCGGGGACAAGTAATAATCAACGTCCTTTAGTAAAAGTTGGTGATGCTGTTGAGAAAAGTGATATTCTTGCGGATGGTCCGTCAATGGAAAATGGCGAACTAGCACTTGGACAAAACGTATTAGTCGCTTTCATGACATGGGAAGGTTACAACTACGAGGATGCCGTAATCATGAGCGAGCGCTTGGTTAAAGATGATGTGTATACGTCAATTCATATTGAAGAGTATGAAATTGAAGCGCGTGATACAAAATTAGGACCAGAAGAAATTACACGTGAAATCCCTAACGTTGGGGAAGATATGTTACGTAATTTAGATGAATTTGGAATTATCCGAATCGGTGCGAAAGTTAAAGATGGTGACATTTTAGTTGGTAAAGTAACGCCTAAAGGTGTGACAGAATTATCAGCAGAAGAACGTTTATTACACGCTATCTTTGGTGAAAAAGCACGTGAAGTACGTGATACATCATTAAAAGTACCACATGGTGGTGGCGGTATTGTTCGTGATGTGAAAATTTTCCGTCGTGAAAACTCTGATGAATTATCACCGGGCGTGAACATGCTTGTTCGTGTGTACATTGTCCAAAAACGTAAAATTAATGAAGGGGATAAAATGGCGGGACGTCACGGGAATAAAGGTGTCGTTTCACGTATTATGCCTGAAGAAGATATGCCGTTCTTACCAGATGGTACACCAGTTGATATTATGTTAAATCCATTAGGGGTACCTTCACGTATGAATATCGGACAAGTGCTAGAGTTGCACTTAGGTATGGCTGCACGTGAATTAGGTATTTATGTCGCTACTCCTGTGTTTGATGGTGCATCTGATGAAGATGTATGGGGTACAATTAAAGAAGCGGGCTTAGCTAGTGACGCTAAAACGATTCTTTACGATGGTCGAACAGGTGAACCGTTCGATAACCGCGTATCTGTTGGTGTGATGTACATGATTAAGTTGGCCCACATGGTTGATGACAAGTTACACGCGCGTTCAACAGGACCTTACTCATTAGTAACACAACAACCGCTGGGTGGTAAAGCACAATTCGGTGGACAACGTTTTGGTGAGATGGAAGTTTGGGCACTTGAAGCTTACGGTGCAGCATACACGTTACAAGAAATTTTAACGTATAAATCAGACGATACAGTCGGTCGTGTGAAAACATATGAAGCGATTGTTAAAGGTCAACAAATTCCAAAACCTGGTGTTCCAGAAGCGTTCCGCGTATTAGTTAAAGAATTGCAATCACTTGGTCTTGATATGAAAGTATTAGATGAAAATGATGATGAAATTGAGTTACGTGATATGGACGATGAAGATGAACTTGTTAATAGAAGTCTTTTAGATGAATATGTAGATCGTCTAAAACAAGTGGACGAAGAACATCAAGTTGAAGAAGAATATATTGAAGTTGATGAATTTGGCTCGTTAGATGAAGATGAATTTAACGGTGATTTAGAAATGTAG